A single window of Flagellimonas maritima DNA harbors:
- a CDS encoding ASCH domain-containing protein, whose amino-acid sequence MRQISIFLFLILVGCKSETKNKSEIETDNQSEMTTETEDGIDKSVSEMWNDFTKANTEFKNDEIPESDFFHNNEKEANRLAELTLTGKKRASSGLNKLYQQYNADLPTVGTKQIVTDFNGRAIAIIENVSVDTIPFNKISKEYAELDMGTNTEPLEKWKKAHWDFFESFLKESGEKPTEEMLIVAVEFKRIWPKNE is encoded by the coding sequence ATGAGACAAATTTCAATCTTCCTCTTTTTAATTTTAGTGGGTTGTAAAAGTGAAACCAAAAACAAAAGTGAAATCGAAACTGACAATCAATCTGAAATGACAACTGAAACCGAAGATGGAATTGATAAATCAGTTTCTGAAATGTGGAACGACTTTACCAAAGCAAACACTGAATTTAAAAACGATGAAATTCCTGAATCTGACTTTTTCCACAATAACGAGAAAGAAGCAAACCGGTTGGCTGAATTGACTCTGACTGGAAAAAAGAGAGCTTCATCTGGACTTAATAAATTATACCAACAATACAATGCGGATTTACCAACTGTTGGAACAAAACAAATCGTTACTGACTTTAATGGACGAGCAATAGCTATAATAGAAAATGTAAGTGTCGATACCATTCCATTCAACAAAATCTCTAAAGAATACGCTGAATTGGATATGGGAACAAACACCGAACCTCTTGAAAAATGGAAAAAAGCACATTGGGATTTTTTTGAGAGCTTCTTAAAAGAAAGCGGAGAGAAACCGACCGAAGAAATGCTCATAGTCGCTGTAGAATTTAAAAGAATATGGCCGAAAAATGAATAA
- a CDS encoding calcium/sodium antiporter: MILSSILIIVGFLSLIFGANWLVDGASSLAKKNNVSDLVIGLTIVAFGTSAPELVVNSVASFNGLSDIVLGNIIGSNSFNLFIILGIAGLIYPITVQSSTAWKEIPISLIVAILLFVFGNDFFFNQNPKISRVDGLVLLAGFICFIYYVFRQLKQEKTDIINYEHKSNLKIWTLVLFGVAGLIIGGKLVVDNSINIATQLGISQKVIGLTIIAAGTSLPELVTSIVAALRKNSDIAIGNVIGSNIFNILLILSISSLLNPIEYNTNFNQDLLILIGGTVFLVIAMFTGKRKKLDRWEALILLSFYLIFTTYSIMKEI; encoded by the coding sequence ATGATATTATCTTCGATATTGATAATTGTAGGCTTTTTGAGCCTAATTTTTGGAGCGAATTGGCTTGTTGACGGAGCCTCTTCATTGGCGAAAAAAAACAATGTTTCCGATTTAGTTATTGGATTAACAATTGTTGCATTTGGTACTTCCGCACCTGAATTAGTGGTAAATTCGGTAGCTTCATTTAACGGACTCTCTGACATCGTTTTAGGAAATATTATTGGAAGTAACAGTTTTAACTTGTTTATAATTCTGGGAATAGCAGGTTTAATTTATCCGATTACGGTTCAATCTTCAACAGCTTGGAAAGAAATTCCTATTTCCTTAATTGTTGCAATATTGCTATTTGTGTTTGGCAACGATTTTTTTTTCAATCAGAATCCTAAAATTTCAAGAGTTGATGGATTAGTATTATTAGCGGGTTTTATTTGTTTTATCTATTATGTTTTTCGCCAATTGAAACAAGAAAAAACAGACATAATTAATTATGAACATAAATCAAATCTCAAAATTTGGACTTTGGTATTATTTGGTGTTGCTGGACTAATAATTGGCGGAAAATTAGTTGTTGATAATAGTATAAATATTGCAACTCAATTGGGCATTAGTCAAAAAGTGATTGGTTTAACGATAATTGCGGCTGGAACGTCACTTCCAGAATTAGTCACTTCAATTGTTGCTGCCTTAAGAAAGAATAGCGATATCGCAATTGGAAATGTAATTGGTTCTAACATTTTTAATATACTGTTAATACTCTCCATAAGCTCGCTTTTAAATCCCATAGAATACAATACGAACTTCAACCAAGATTTATTAATCTTAATCGGAGGAACAGTTTTTTTGGTTATTGCAATGTTCACAGGGAAAAGAAAAAAACTTGATAGATGGGAAGCATTGATTTTATTAAGTTTTTATTTGATTTTTACAACTTATTCAATAATGAAAGAAATATAA